In a single window of the Drosophila albomicans strain 15112-1751.03 chromosome 3, ASM965048v2, whole genome shotgun sequence genome:
- the LOC117570629 gene encoding juvenile hormone epoxide hydrolase 1, whose translation MPSAGVTAVRILIGVLTAVVAVSIKNYRDLSAPGKRPDLDNNEYWGPKLKEPYKENKAVLPYDISVAPGLIADLKTQLDRPLNLQEPLEGVGFEYGFNSQELQKVVKYWRKSYLNKWNEREAYLKQFDHFQTEVQGLKIHFIHAKPSKAERKKVLPLLLLHGWPGSVREFYDIIPLLTTGNDKSDYVFEVIAPSLPGYGWSQGASRTGLGAAQASVVLRNLMLRLGFNKFLIQGGDWGSIIGSNLASLFPENVLGYHSNMCGNNSPLGNIRLLLSSIVPSFYIDSQHAHFYKGVGHVFRSIMEEMGYAHIQATKPDTIGSALAQNPVGLAAYILEKFSTWTNEEYKTLKDGGLTKRFTYDQLLDNIMVYYVTNSITTSVRLYAETMNPTQMGLNIDSVHIHAPVGCAHFLHELMHVPDSVLANKFQNRIQTTHYNEGGHFPAFEVPQQLYDDFVTFVKKAFA comes from the exons atgccATCTGCAGGCGTAACCGCAGTGCGTATTCTCATCGGTGTTTTGaccgctgttgttgccgtgaGCATCAAGAACTATCGCGATTTGTCGGCACCCGGCAAACGTCCTGATCTCGATAACAATGAGTATTGGGGACCTAAGCTCAAGGAGCCGTACAAGGAGAATAAAGCAGTGTTGCCCTATGACATAAGTGTTGCACCAGGG CTTATTGCCGATTTGAAGACGCAGCTGGATCGTCCGCTAAACTTGCAGGAACCGCTGGAGGGCGTTGGCTTCGAGTATGGTTTCAATTCCCAGGAGCTGCAAAAGGTGGTGAAATACTGGCGCAAATCCTATCTGAACAAATGGAATGAGCGTGAAGCGTACCTCAAGCAGTTCGACCACTTCCAGACTGAAGTTCAAGG cttAAAGATCCACTTTATTCATGCGAAACCAAGCAAGGCCGAAAGAAAGAAGGTTCTTCCTCTTCTGCTGCTCCACGGCTGGCCGGGATCAGTGCGCGAATTTTACGACATTATACCACTTCTGACCACCGGCAATGATAAGAGCGATTATGTCTTCGAGGTGATTGCACCCAGCTTGCCCGGCTATGGCTGGTCTCAG GGCGCTTCGAGAACCGGTTTGGGAGCTGCTCAGGCCTCCGTGGTGCTGCGCAACCTGATGTTGCGTCTGGGCTTCAACAAGTTTTTGATTCAAGGCGGTGACTGGGGCAGCATTATTGGCAGCAACCTGGCTTCCCTCTTCCCGGAGAACGTGCTCGGCTATCACTCCAATATGTGCGGCAACAATAGTCCTCTCGGCAACATTCGATTGCTGCTGTCATCGATCGTGCCCAGCTTCTACATTGACAGTCAGCATGCTCACTTCTACAAGGGCGTGGGCCATGTCTTCAGAAGCATTATGGAGGAAATGGGCTATGCTCATATTCAAGCCACAAAGCCGGATACCATTGGCAGTGCTTTGGCCCAAAATCCTGTTGGCCTGGCTGCTTACATCCTCGAAAAGTTCTCGACCTGGACCAATGAGGAATACAAAACGCTGAAGGATGGCGGTCTGACCAAGCGCTTCACCTACGATCAATTGCTGGACAACATCATGGTCTACTACGTTACCAACTCGATCACCACTTCAGTGCGTCTCTATGCCGAAACAATGAATCCTACTCAAATGGGTTTGAACATCGATAGCGTGCACATTCATGCGCCTGTCGGATGTGCCCACTTCCTGCATGAATTGATGCATGTGCCGGACTCTGTACTGGCCAACAAGTTCCAGAATCGTATACAGACCACACACTATAACGAGGGCGGACATTTCCCAGCCTTTGAGGTACCCCAGCAGCTCTACGATGACTTTGTTACCTTTGTGAAGAAAGCCTTTGCCTAA
- the LOC117570625 gene encoding methionine--tRNA ligase, cytoplasmic yields MIIYTNEGNPLGLQLLMLAKFAKQKVQVQLVNLNDAKYKDLLVLPTIELDNGFRLFSAAAIAKYLLGDEEGQQRDEWLEWSSTLLAPALAHYMAVGHRADPNALPVLNTLVKKLNDRLKASPYLAGSQLTAADIAVWSLLAPDGTLKGAQNVEQLRSWYENIKALPEVQQVLSEQPLKELSFNALQQSNRYGGLHHVPLKRASLADAGNLLADAGSTLADTITDEEIAAARAAFIYTKPQEIAEPRTVLPKAGERNVLITSALPYVNNVPHLGNIIGCVLSADIFARYSRNAGYNTLLICGTDEYGTATENKALAENMTPREICDKYFELHNAIYRWFGIGFDYFGRTTTQEQTEIVQEAFKDVYNAGYIIKESVEQLLCQKCDRFLADRFVEGTCPHPGCGYEDARGDQCDKCGKLVNATELLRPRCKVCNSAPVLRSSDQLFLDLPKAEPQLREWVDRAENGWTHNARVITRAWLREGLKPRCITRDLKWGIPVPHENFEKKVFYVWFDAPFGYVSITKRYTKEYLQWWQPAKGTDVELFQFMAKDNVPFHSVVWPSVLLAINKGNTLVSHIMATEYLNYEDGKFSKSRGIGVFGNDAQETGIPADVWRFYLASARPEGQDSSFSWNDLAARNNSELLNNLGNFVNRALVFCEKNFNSTVPEIVLTQDELVLLSLINRELRGYINSLEKAKLRDGIRHLLAISRHGNGYMQTQQPWVLLKGNEEQKKRAATIIGLCANIACLLANLLFPYMPSTARTMFAQLNSKQTPLNAEKPLATILLPAGHKIGKPSPLFTKLEQSYIDELKGKFGGAQETKAPAAQQTNVAELEAAVQAQGEKVRQLKASTKDKAVWQPEVTKLLDLKKQLEAAQKSAASAAPAAVPAPQSGTQSVQQLEAAVQAQGEKVRQLKASTKDKAVWQPEVTKLLDLKKQLETAQKTAASAAPAAAAETASVDAGKIKALEEKIAQQGEKVRTLKASGDASVWKPEVDILLNLKKELTALTGVPAAGAAQGKNKKKK; encoded by the exons ATGATCATCTACACAAACGAGGGCAATCCGCTCGGTCTGCAACTGCTGATGCTGGCGAAATTTGCCAAGCAGAAGGTTCAAGTGCAGCTGGTTAACCTAAATG ACGCCAAGTACAAAGATTTGTTGGTCCTGCCAACAATTGAGTTGGACAACGGATTCCGATTATTCTCGGCAGCAGCGATTGCCAAATATCTGTTGGGCGATGAGGAGGGGCAGCAGAGAGACGAG TGGCTGGAATGGTCTTCAACGCTGCTGGCGCCCGCATTGGCTCATTACATGGCTGTGGGTCATCGTGCCGATCCCAATGCTTTGCCCGTGCTTAACACATTGGTGAAGAAGCTCAACGATCGCCTCAAGGCATCGCCCTACTTGGCGGGCAGCCAATTGACAGCAGCTGACATTGCTGTGTGGTCACTGCTGGCACCCGACGGCACCTTGAAGGGTGCTCAGAATGTGGAACAGCTGCGTAGCTGGTATGAAAATATCAAAGCACTGCCGGAGGTGCAGCAGGTGCTTAGCGAGCAGCCGCTGAAGGAGCTGAGCTTCAATGCGCTGCAGCAATCGAATCGCTATGGTGGCTTGCATCATGTGCCGCTCAAGCGTGCAAGTCTTGCAGATGCTGGCAATCTGCTTGCCGACGCGGGCTCCACATTGGCGGACACCATCACCGACGAGGAGATTGCCGCAGCTCGTGCTGCCTTCATTTATACTAAACCTCAGGAAATCGCCGAGCCACGTACTGTGCTACCCAAGGCGGGAGAGCGCAATGTGCTGATCACCTCGGCCCTTCCATATGTCAATAATGTGCCACATTTGGGCAACATCATTGGCTGTGTGCTTTCCGCTGACATCTTCGCTCGGTACTCGCGCAACGCTGGCTACAACACGCTGCTCATATGCGGCACAGATGAATACGGCACGGCGACTGAGAACAAGGCACTGGCGGAGAATATGACGCCACGCGAGATCTGCGACAAGTACTTCGAGCTTCACAATGCCATCTATCGCTGGTTCGGCATTGGATTCGATTACTTTGGACGCACCACAACTCAAGAGCAGACTGA AATTGTTCAAGAGGCTTTCAAGGATGTCTACAACGCGGGCTACATTATAAAGGAGAGCGTAGAGCAGCTCCTCTGCCAGAAATGTGATCGCTTCCTCGCCGATCG ctTTGTGGAAGGCACCTGTCCGCATCCCGGCTGTGGCTACGAGGATGCCCGCGGTGACCAGTGCGACAAGTGTGGCAAACTGGTGAATGCTACCGAATTGCTGCGTCCACGCTGCAAGGTCTGCAACAGTGCGCCTGTGCTGCGTTCATCGGATCAACTGTTCCTCGATCTGCCCAAGGCGGAGCCTCAGCTGCGTGAATGGGTGGATCGCGCCGAGAATGGCTGGACACACAATGCACGAGTCATCACACGCGCCTGGCTGCGCGAAGGTCTCAAGCCTCGCTGCATTACACGCGATCTAAAGTGGGGTATTCCTGTGCCGCACGAGAACTTCGAAAAGAAGGTGTTCTACGTGTGGTTCGATGCACCGTTCGGCTATGTGTCCATCACAAAGCGCTATACCAAAGAGTATCTGCAGTGGTGGCAACCCGCCAAGGGCACCGATGTGGAGCTCTTCCAGTTCATGGCGAAGGACAATGTGCCCTTCCATTCGGTGGTATGGCCTAGCGTGCTGTTGGCCATTAACAAGGGCAACACACTGGTTAGTCACATTATGGCCACCGAGTATCTGAACTATGAGGATGGCAAGTTCAGCAAGAGTCGCGGCATTGGCGTCTTTGGTAACGATGCCCAGGAAACGGGAATTCCCGCGGACGTTTGGCGTTTCTATTTGGCATCCGCTCGCCCTGAGGGTCAAGACTCCAGTTTCAGCTGGAATGATTTGGCTGCTCGCAACAACTCCGAGCTGCTCAACAATCTGGGCAACTTTGTCAATCGTGCGTTGGTCTTTTGCGAGAAGAACTTTAACAGCACAGTGCCGGAAATTGTGCTCACACAGGATGAGCTTGTGCTGCTGTCGCTGATCAATCGTGAGCTGCGCGGTTACATCAATTCACTGGAAAAGGCCAAATTGCGCGACGGCATTCGTCatttgttggccatttcaCGACATGGCAACGGCTACATGCAAACCCAACAGCCTTGGGTGCTGCTTAAGGGCAACGAGGAGCAGAAGAAGCGTGCGGCGACTATTATTGGTCTCTGCGCCAACATTGCTTGTCTGCTAGCCAATCTGCTCTTCCCCTACATGCCAAGCACAGCGCGCACTATGTTCGCCCAGCTGAATAGCAAGCAAACGCCTCTTAATGCAGA GAAACCATTGGCCACCATTCTGCTGCCCGCTGGCCACAAGATCGGAAAGCCATCGCCGCTGTTTACCAAGCTGGAGCAGTCCTACATCGATGAACTCAAGGGCAAGTTTGGAGGTGCTCAGGAGACTAAAGCGCCAGCGGCTCAACAAACTAATGTGGCTGAGCTGGAGGCGGCTGTGCAGGCTCAGGGCGAAAAGGTGCGACAGCTGAAGGCGAGCACAAAAGACAAGGCCGTATGGCAACCAGAGGTTACCAAACTGCTGGATCTGAAGAAACAACTCGAAGCGGCACAGAAGTCGGCTGCCTCGGCAGCTCCAGCAGCAGTCCCAGCTCCACAAAGTGGCACGCAGTCAGTGCAACAGCTGGAGGCAGCTGTTCAAGCGCAAGGCGAGAAAGTCCGTCAGCTAAAGGCGAGCACGAAAGACAAGGCAGTGTGGCAGCCAGAAGTGACCAAACTGTTGGACCTGAAGAAACAACTAGAAACGGCTCAGAAGACGGCTGCTTCGGCAGCGCCAGCTGCAGCCGCTGAGACGGCATCAGTGGATGCAGGCAAAATCAAGGCATTGGAAGAAAAAATCGCACAGCAGGGCGAGAAAGTCCGCACTCTGAAGGCCAGTGGAGATGCTTCCGTGTGGAAACCCGAAGTCGATATTCTATTGAATCTGAAGAAGGAGTTGACAGCTTTGACTGGTGTTCCAGCGGCAGGTGCTGCTCAAGGCaagaacaaaaagaagaagtaa
- the LOC117570626 gene encoding juvenile hormone epoxide hydrolase 1-like, with translation MSTITRLLVLLLAIGGALVYKQLNQLWGDLPVPTLDEQQWWGDEASPSDYATYLANTSEVINNRILYPETTIEDLRKQLNRTLRLTPPLEGVAFEYGFNSDYLKELVAYWRDDYLPRWREREVFLWQFNHFTTEIQGLRMHFLHLKVYDENKVGKQHYPVLLLHGWPGSVREFYDLIHLLHQSNLDPSNKYIFNVVVPSLPGYGWSQGTSRPGLGPAQAAVILRNLMLRLGYKKFFIQGGDWGSILGSHLATLYPDNVLGYHSNLCNNLSPKSQVKGLLAGILPSLFAPSGFEDFFFPRSKELKYLIEESGYFHLQATKPDTIGSALSDNPVGLAAYILEKFSTWTNATYRSLPDGGLTKRYTLDALFDNVMIYYLTNSITTSQRLYAEAYTNDQRELNLERVPTSVPTGCARFKGDIMQFLDWQLQDKFKNLIHSTYYRRGGHFAALEVPKVLYKDFIDFVKKVERKFNIKTL, from the exons ATGTCTACCATAACACGgctcttggtgttgttgctggccaTTGGCGGAGCTCTTGTATACAAGCAGCTGAATCAGCTGTGGGGAGATCTGCCCGTGCCCACTTTGGATGAACAGCAATGGTGGGGCGACGAGGCGTCTCCCAGTGACTATGCGACCTATTTAGCCAACACCTCCGAAGTGATTAACAATCGTATTTTGTACCCAGAGACG ACTATTGAGGATCTGAGGAAACAACTGAATCGCACACTACGTCTAACACCTCCTTTGGAGGGTGTGGCCTTTGAATATGGCTTCAACTCGGACTATCTGAAGGAACTGGTCGCCTATTGGCGTGACGACTACTTGCCGCGTTGGCGTGAACGTGAAGTATTCCTTTGGCAATTCAACCACTTCACCACGGAAATTCAGGG tcTACGCATGCACTTTCTACACCTGAAGGTCTACGACGAGAACAAGGTGGGCAAGCAGCACTATCCCGTGTTGTTGCTTCACGGCTGGCCCGGATCGGTGCGTGAGTTCTACGACCTTATTCACCTGCTTCATCAGTCCAATTTGGATCCCAGCAACAAGTACATTTTCAATGTGGTTGTGCCCAGTTTGCCTGGTTATGGTTGGTCACAG GGCACTTCTCGTCCTGGTTTGGGACCTGCTCAAGCAGCTGTTATTCTGCGCAATCTCATGTTGCGCTTGGGTTACAAAAAGTTCTTCATTCAGGGCGGCGATTGGGGATCCATATTGGGCTCCCACTTGGCCACACTTTACCCCGACAATGTGCTTGGTTACCACTCGAACTTGTGCAACAATCTGAGCCCCAAGTCTCAAGTGAAGGGTCTACTCGCCGGAATATTGCCAAGTCTTTTTGCGCCCAGCGGCTTTGAGGATTTCTTTTTCCCCCGATCGAAGGAACTAAAGTACTTGATCGAGGAGAGCGGCTACTTCCATCTGCAGGCCACCAAGCCAGACACCATTGGCTCCGCTTTAAGCGATAATCCTGTGGGTCTCGCTGCCTACATTCTCGAAAAGTTCTCCACTTGGACAAATGCCACATATCGCTCTCTTCCCGACGGTGGTCTTACCAAGCGCTACACTCTGGATGCCCTGTTCGACAATGTCATGATTTACTATCTGACCAACTCGATCACCACATCGCAGCGTCTCTATGCTGAGGCGTACACCAATGATCAGCGTGAACTGAACCTGGAACGTGTGCCGACGTCTGTTCCCACTGGCTGTGCTCGTTTTAAGGGCGACATCATGCAGTTCTTGGATTGGCAGTTGCAAGACAAGTTTAAGAACCTAATCCATAGCACCTACTACAGAAGAGGTGGTCACTTTGCCGCCCTTGAGGTGCCCAAGGTGCTATACAAGGATTTCATAGACTTTGTTAAGAAAGTTGAACGCAAGTTTAACATTAAAACTTTGTAA
- the LOC117570630 gene encoding coiled-coil domain-containing protein 130 homolog, with protein MGERKGQNKYYPPDYDPKKGGLNKFRGTHALRERARKIHLGIIIIRFEMPYNIWCDGCKNHIGMGVRYNAEKTKVGMYYTTPIYKFRMKCHLCDNHFEIQTDPGNLDYVILSGARRQENRWDPLQNEQVVPETKEVQKRLFDDAMYKLEHQAKDAQAAADAKPVLQKLVERNQSVWDDNYVANYRLRAEFRQQKKEIKGQQELDRQLLAKSSLDIALLPETAQDREMAALMKLQTKSAIERESEQRLELLMRPALPGATTTTFGGLKRQKALSTQLQLQDLGIKRKPLSTSTMTQPAPSAKTLEKPTSLVGDYADSSCSSDDSNAAPND; from the coding sequence atgGGTGAAAGAAAAGgacaaaacaaatactatCCGCCCGACTATGACCCCAAGAAGGGCGGACTTAACAAATTCCGCGGCACCCATGCGCTGCGAGAGCGTGCCCGCAAAATCCATCtgggcatcatcatcatccgctTCGAGATGCCCTATAACATTTGGTGCGATGGCTGCAAGAATCACATTGGCATGGGAGTGCGCTACAATGCAGAGAAGACCAAAGTGGGCATGTACTACACCACCCCCATTTATAAGTTTCGCATGAAATGCCATCTGTGCGACAATCATTTTGAGATACAAACGGATCCTGGCAATCTCGACTATGTGATTCTCTCGGGCGCCCGACGGCAGGAGAATCGCTGGGATCCGCTGCAGAACGAGCAGGTGGTGCCTGAGACCAAGGAGGTGCAGAAGCGTCTCTTCGACGATGCTATGTATAAGCTAGAGCATCAGGCCAAAGATGCCCAGGCAGCTGCAGACGCCAAGCCCGTGCTGCAAAAGCTCGTGGAGCGCAACCAAAGTGTCTGGGATGATAACTATGTGGCTAACTATCGCCTACGTGCAGAGTTTCGACAACAGAAGAAGGAGATCAAGGGTCAACAGGAACTGGACCGGCAGCTGCTCGCAAAGAGCAGTTTGGATATTGCCTTGTTGCCAGAGACTGCGCAAGATCGAGAAATGGCTGCTCTAATGAAGCTGCAAACGAAATCCGCCATTGAACGCGAGTCTGAGCAGCGGCTGGAGCTGCTTATGCGGCCAGCATTGCCAGGAGCAACGACGACAACCTTTGGTGGTTTAAAGCGGCAAAAAGCGCTCAGcacacagctgcagctgcaggaTTTGGGCATCAAGCGAAAGCCGCTATCGACATCGACGATGACGCAACCAGCGCCGAGTGCGAAGACATTAGAGAAACCCACAAGTCTGGTGGGCGACTATGCAGATTCCAGTTGCAGTTCTGACGACAGCAACGCAGCCCCaaatgattaa
- the LOC117566573 gene encoding microtubule-associated protein RP/EB family member 2: MTDLKPTVALTSVNSENMSRHQMLDWVNRMVNGQFRKVEELSSGVAYCQMMEMIFPNCINLKRVKMMAKLEHESFHNMKLFQGALTRLKLDKTIPVDRLIKGRFQDNFEFLQWFKKFFDSQAPGMENIKSAANVAQQPKPIKAGGYHAANTSKDECAKENLQAVMEELDQKTQEVVETRDRAYEKLRQIEILLTETIQNNQHVAFCNRICEVLYKLTDDEQQKQEENAEDEEQKEEVQLEQRQEQEDDINMGMY; encoded by the exons ATGACGGACTTAAAACCAACTGTTGCACTGACCAGTGTCAATTCCGAGAATATGTCGCGCCATCAAATGCTGGATTGGGTCAATCGAATGGTCAATGGGCAGTTCAGAAAGGTTGAGGAGCTGAGCTCTG GTGTCGCTTATTGCCAAATGATGGAGATGATCTTTCCCAATTGCATCAATTTGAAGCGCGTCAAAATGATGGCCAAACTGGAGCATGAATCCTTTCACAACATGAAGCTCTTCCAGGGCGCATTAACACGCCTAAAATTAGACAAAACCATTCCTGTGGATCGTCTGATCAAGGGTCGTTTCCAGGACAACTTCGAGTTCTTGCAATGGTTCAAAAAGTTCTTCGATTCCCAAGCGCCGGGaatggaaaatattaaatcagcAGCCAATGTTGCCCAGCAGCCAAAGCCCATCAAGGCAGGGGGCTACCACGCTGCCAACACGTCCAAAGATGAGTGTGCTAAGGAGAATCTTCAGGCCGTAATGGAAGAGCTTGACCAGAAGACACAGGAGGTGGTGGAGACGAGGGATCGAGCGTACGAAAAGTTGCGTCAAATCGAAATTTTGTTGACGGAGACCATACAAAATAACCAGCATGTGGCATTCTGTAATCGCATTTGCGAGGTGCTCTACAAGCTGACAGATGATGAACAGCAGAAGCAGGAAGAGAATGCAGAGGATGAGGAGCAGAAGGAGGAGGTACAACTTGAACAGCGGCAGGAGCAAGAGGATGATATAAATATGGGAATGTATTAA
- the LOC117570628 gene encoding juvenile hormone epoxide hydrolase 1: MKCLTVFAVIVAIFGAIVGYGYLVFTDLTRPLPKPDYKDDTYWGRGDGKNYAPDEKIYDFVLDVPQAEIDDLRQQLNRTLKLAEPLDGIAFEYGFNAYALQQFVDYWRDKYLTKWDERQAYFNELKQYKTEIQGLNIHFIHERVEEEVAEKKQVVPLLLLHGWPGSVREFYDFIPMLRKETNISDYAFEVVAPSLVGFGWSDAATRPGFNAAEMATVMRNLMLRLGHKKFLVQGGDWGSIIGSNLATLYPDNVLGYHSNMCILSTPLSILKSIYINYYPEKVLITRMFYDHHVGIWDKYKQLIEESGYYHIQATKPDTIGAALDSSPVALAGYILEKFQTCTGPALNQDFGAMVTVYGLEAVLDNLMVYYLNSAATTAGRFYAENSAKAYRDLQLDRVQTPVPMGCARFRNDLPPASDWQLRDKFPNLKHSMYFQHGGHFAAMEMPSMLYNDFTTFVQKIGLNDE; the protein is encoded by the exons ATGAAGTGCCTGACAGTATTCGCTGTGATTGTGGCCATATTCGGAGCCATCGTCGGTTACGGTTATCTGGTCTTCACTGATCTGACACGTCCGCTGCCCAAGCCGGACTACAAAGACGACACCTATTGGGGTCGTGGAGATGGCAAGAACTATGCGCCCGATGAGAAAATCTACGATTTTGTGCTCGATGTGCCACAGGCAGAGATTGACGATCTGCGTCAGCAATTGAATCGCACTCTCAAGCTGGCCGAACCGCTGGATGGCATTGCTTTTGAGTATGGTTTCAATGCCTACGCGCTGCAACAGTTTGTGGATTACTGGCGCGACAAGTACCTGACCAAGTGGGATGAGCGTCAAGCATATTTCAATGAATTGAAGCAGTACAAAACCGAAATTCAAGG CTTGAACATTCACTTTATCCACGAACGCGTCGAGGAGGAGGTGGCCGAAAAGAAGCAAGTggtgccactgctgctgctccatgGCTGGCCAGGCTCAGTGCGTGAATTCTACGATTTCATTCCCATGTTGCGCAAGGAGACTAACATCAGTGACTACGCCTTTGAGGTGGTTGCACCCTCCCTTGTCGGCTTCGGCTGGTCAGAT GCGGCGACACGTCCCGGCTTCAATGCTGCTGAAATGGCCACCGTGATGCGTAATCTGATGTTGCGACTAGGCCACAAGAAATTCTTGGTTCAAGGCGGCGACTGGGGCAGCATTATTGGCAGCAATCTGGCCACACTATATCCCGACAATGTGCTGGGCTACCATTCCAATATGTGCATCCTGAGCACACCGCTGTCCATCCTCAAGAGCATATACATCAACTATTATCCGGAGAAAGTGCTCATCACTCGCATGTTCTATGATCATCACGTTGGCATTTGGGACAAGTACAAGCAACTGATCGAGGAGAGCGGTTATTACCACATACAAGCCACCAAACCGGACACCATTGGTGCTGCCCTCGACTCCAGCCCGGTTGCGTTAGCCGGCTATATACTCGAAAAGTTCCAGACCTGCACTGGTCCCGCTCTGAATCAGGACTTTGGTGCCATGGTCACGGTCTACGGATTGGAGGCAGTGCTTGACAATCTGATGGTCTATTACCTGAACAGTGCGGCCACCACAGCTGGACGCTTCTATGCGGAGAATTCGGCCAAGGCCTATCGTGATCTGCAGTTAGATCGCGTACAGACCCCTGTGCCAATGGGCTGCGCCCGTTTCCGCAATGATCTGCCTCCGGCTTCGGACTGGCAATTGCGTGACAAGTTTCCCAATCTGAAGCACAGTATGTATTTCCAGCACGGCGGACACTTTGCCGCCATGGAGATGCCATCGATGTTGTACAATGATTTCACGACATTCGTGCAAAAGATCGGACTGAATGatgaataa
- the LOC117570627 gene encoding juvenile hormone epoxide hydrolase 2-like, whose protein sequence is MSSITRILLILLAIGGGLVYNQLQQLWGDVPPPTLDAQQWWGKDASPKDYDVYLASTSKVLESRLVYPKSTIDELRQQLNRTLRLTPPLNGVGFRYGFNSDYLKELVAYWRDDYLPRWREREEFLWQFNHFTTEIQGLSTHFLHLKVKDEDKVGKQHYALLLLHGWPGSVREFYEFSHLLHQTKLDPTNKYIFDVIVPSLPGYGWSQGSARTGLGPAQMTVILHNLMLRLGYNKFFIHGGDVGTIVGSHMATLYPENVLGFHSNMCTNLSPKSQVKAWLANLWPSLFVSKELEDFFFPKAKEASFMIEESGYFHLQATKPDTIGSALSNNPVGLAAYILEKFSTWTNASYRALPDGGLTQRYTLDALFDNVMIYYLTNSITTSQRLYAESYSNAQRALNLERVPTAVPTGCARFKGDLMQFLDIQLQDKFKNLIHSTYYRRGGHFAALEGPKVLYDDFIEFVKKVERKFNIKTL, encoded by the exons ATGTCTTCAATAACACGCATCTTGCTAATTTTACTGGCCATAGGCGGTGGTTTGGTGTATAACCAGCTGCAACAACTGTGGGGCGATGTGCCACCTCCCACTTTGGATGCCCAGCAATGGTGGGGAAAGGATGCTTCGCCCAAGGACTACGACGTCTATTTAGCGAGCACTTCGAAGGTGCTCGAGAGTCGTCTAGTGTACCCAAAATCC ACCATAGATGAATTGAGGCAGCAACTTAATCGCACTCTACGCCTGACGCCTCCTCTAAACGGTGTAGGGTTTCGATATGGCTTCAACTCGGACTATCTGAAGGAACTGGTCGCCTATTGGCGGGACGATTACTTGCCGCGTTGGCGTGAACGTGAAGAATTCCTTTGGCAATTCAATCACTTTACCACGGAAATTCAGGG tcTGAGCACGCACTTCCTGCATCTGAAGGTCAAGGATGAGGACAAGGTGGGCAAGCAGCATTATGCATTACTATTGCTTCATGGCTGGCCAGGATCAGTGCGTGAGTTCTACGAGTTTAGTCACTTGCTGCATCAAACTAAATTGGATCcgacaaacaaatatattttcgatgTGATTGTACCCAGTTTGCCAGGCTACGGTTGGTCTCAG GGATCTGCTCGTACAGGCCTAGGCCCAGCTCAGATGACCGTCATTCTGCATAATCTGATGTTGCGCTTGGGCTACAATAAGTTCTTCATACATGGCGGCGATGTGGGCACTATTGTGGGCTCACACATGGCCACACTTTATCCAGAGAATGTGCTGGGCTTTCATTCCAACATGTGCACTAATCTGAGCCCTAAGTCTCAGGTGAAAGCCTGGTTGGCCAATCTGTGGCCAAGTTTGTTTGTATCCAAGGAACTTGAGGATTTCTTCTTTCCGAAAGCGAAGGAAGCTAGCTTCATGATTGAGGAGAGCGGGTACTTCCATTTGCAGGCCACCAAACCAGACACCATTGGCTCAGCTCTAAGCAATAATCCTGTGGGTCTGGCGGCCTACATTCTGGAAAAGTTCTCCACTTGGACAAATGCCAGCTATCGAGCTCTTCCTGATGGCGGTCTGACACAGCGTTACACTCTGGACGCCCTGTTCGACAATGTGATGATTTACTATCTGACCAATTCAATCACCACATCGCAGCGCCTCTACGCAGAGTCATACTCCAATGCGCAGCGTGCACTGAATCTGGAACGGGTGCCGACAGCTGTTCCAACCGGATGTGCTCGGTTTAAGGGCGATTTAATGCAGTTCCTGGATATACAACTGCAGGACAAATTTAAGAATCTAATCCACAGCACCTACTACAGGAGAGGTGGTCACTTCGCAGCTCTAGAAGGTCCCAAGGTTCTATATGATGATTTTATCGAGTTTGTTAAAAAAGTCGAAcgtaaatttaacattaaaacATTGTAA